Part of the Streptomyces sp. NBC_01460 genome, TTGACGGCCCGGAACGTGTTCTCCCAGAGCTTGCTCATCTCGGCGGCCTCGGGGCTGTCGACCCGGTGGACGGAGGGTGCGGTGCCGGCCAGCAGCGAGGCGGCGAGCTCGGTGCTGCGCGGGGTGAGGCCGCCGATGACGCGCGGGGTCCGCTCGGGGGAGTGGGAGGGGTTCCCGGGGTCGATCCGTTCGGGGGCGAACGCCACGAAGACGTCCTCGCCCGGACGCAGCCCCCGTGCCTTGAGCGGCTCGACGAGCAGGTCGCGCGTGGTGCCGACGTAGCTGGTCGAGGTGAGGACCAGGAGCTGCCCGGGGTGCGCGTGACCCACCACCGACGCGCACGCGGCGGTGAGCGCGCGCAGGTCCGGCCGGAGCTGTCCGTCGACCGGGGTCGGCACGCAGATGATCACCGCGTCCGCGTCCATGACCGCCGACGGGTCGGCCGTCAGCCGGAAGGCCGGGTCGAGGAGCGCCGCCGTCAGCCGGCTGTGCTGGGAGGGCAACAGGTCGACCCGGCCGGACCGGACGTCGCCCAGCCGGGCTTCGCTGGTGTCCACACCGATGACGGTGTGACCTGCCGCGTGCAGGGAGAGGGCGGTGGGAAGCCCTACGTACCCCAGGCCGATGACGGCGACGTCGGCACGTCGCTCGTGCTGGCTCTGCGCCGGCAGGGTCGCGGTGGCCGTCGGCTCGGTGGACGGGCCGGCCACGCGGGTGTCGGCGCCGCCCGGCGCATCGTCGTTCCGGTCCGTCGTACGAGCGTTCCGCCACGTGTCCTGGTGAGAGGCATGGGGTGTATTGCTGGCGATGTGCACGAACGAAACATGCCATTCCGTTTTGCTGTTCCGTCGTAAGGGACGGAGTCACCCCCGCCCGGTCGGTTCGAGTTCACCCGTCCGGAACTCCTGTTCGTCCTAATGCGCGGAAGGGCTCGGGCGGCATGCCCGCGCATGGGCGGAATGTGACGGTCCGCTGTGACGAAAGTTTGCCGAGTGGGTGACGGCTACATGAAGGTCTTGATCTGGGCGCGTCAATCGAGCAGGGTTTCGAGGCAACCCCCGGAGATCTTCCGGCCGAGGGTCAATCCCCCCACAAAGAATGACGAGGAGACCCCCTCTTCATGGCAATTCACAAGCGCGTCCGTTCGGTCAAGCTCACCGCCGCGATAACCGCGGTGGCGGCCGCCGCAGGAGTCACCCTGCTCACCACCCCCTTCGCGGGAGCCGCCCCGGCGCCCGCCATGGGCACCGTCTACGGAGCGGACGCGGCAACGGCCGTCTCCGGCAGCTACATCGTCATGCTCGACGGGAAGGCCGACAAGGCCGATCTGGCCGAGGAGTACGGCGGCACGCTCCGGCGGAACTACAGCTCGGCCGTCAACGGCTTCTCGGCCGGCGGCCTTTCGGAGACCGAGGCCAAGCGGCTCGCGGCCGACCCGGCCGTCTCGAAGGTCGTCCAGAACAAGAAGTTCCACATCGACGCCACCCAGGACGATCCGCCGTCCTGGGGGCTGGACCGGATCGACCAGGCCGGGACCGCCGGTGACGGCGCGTACACCTATCCGGACGCCGCCGGCGGGGACGTCACGGCGTACGTCGTCGACACCGGTGTGCGCGTCACCCACAAGGACTTCGAGGGCCGCGCCACCTCGGGCTTCGACGCCGTGGACAACGACGACGACGCCGACGACGGCAACGGCCACGGCACGCATGTGGCCGGCACCATCGCGGG contains:
- a CDS encoding nucleotide sugar dehydrogenase; amino-acid sequence: MHIASNTPHASHQDTWRNARTTDRNDDAPGGADTRVAGPSTEPTATATLPAQSQHERRADVAVIGLGYVGLPTALSLHAAGHTVIGVDTSEARLGDVRSGRVDLLPSQHSRLTAALLDPAFRLTADPSAVMDADAVIICVPTPVDGQLRPDLRALTAACASVVGHAHPGQLLVLTSTSYVGTTRDLLVEPLKARGLRPGEDVFVAFAPERIDPGNPSHSPERTPRVIGGLTPRSTELAASLLAGTAPSVHRVDSPEAAEMSKLWENTFRAVNIALANELAESCLEFSLEPRQVIDAAATKPYGFMPFYPGAGVGGHCIPCDPHYLLWQLRARKVASPLVDAAMTAIAERPARVAGKAREALAARGLATAGARVLILGVAYKPGVADLRESPALEIMDLLTAWGAAVEYTDALVPRLDRHGVVRHSVGVPGALEWDLVVVHTVHPGTDLDWLDTGPSVLDVTHRLPRAVTGAAV
- a CDS encoding S8 family peptidase, whose protein sequence is MAIHKRVRSVKLTAAITAVAAAAGVTLLTTPFAGAAPAPAMGTVYGADAATAVSGSYIVMLDGKADKADLAEEYGGTLRRNYSSAVNGFSAGGLSETEAKRLAADPAVSKVVQNKKFHIDATQDDPPSWGLDRIDQAGTAGDGAYTYPDAAGGDVTAYVVDTGVRVTHKDFEGRATSGFDAVDNDDDADDGNGHGTHVAGTIAGASHGVAKKAKIVAVRVLDDAGSGTTEQVVAGIDWVTANHKGPSVANMSLGGSADPALDAAVQKAIASGVTFAVAAGNESSDAGEGSPSRVPEAITVASSTKDDEQSSFSNFGSVVDIYAPGSDITSAWNDSDDATNTISGTSMATPHVVGAAAVYLGGHPDATPEEVAAALTGGATPDAISNATEGTSNKLLKIVE